A genome region from Heliangelus exortis chromosome 12, bHelExo1.hap1, whole genome shotgun sequence includes the following:
- the LOC139801491 gene encoding 2'-5'-oligoadenylate synthase 1-like isoform X1, producing the protein MEAGLMASASGLWGVTDKKLDGWIMDNLQPSEEFSRQVKETVKQICEFLKQQCFEENIRVQKTVKGGSAGKGTALKNNSDADVVLFINYFSSYEKQKQDKERWCILELIKKRLHICRDSLTFTVNISEPRYKGPNNAPRSLSFSLCSKNSESTEVDILPAYDALGPVVKDVRPDANVFVKLLYACSSPGEFSPCFTELQKNFVKRCPPKLKNLVRLVKYWYKELVKAEHPKADLPPKYALELLTIYAWEVGTDSNKNFVTAEGFRTVLELLCQHQEICIYWEEFYSLQNHQIGDHVKRLLGSRRPVILDPADPTGILGQGKRWDLLEKVAASHLAQLPCIKNILAWVVQPARPVEIVVKQLTGTRLSKTISPSTTIWQLKEEIEKVWGIPWYQQRLAMQEPPRGNGILQNHGTLASHGIFYNTTLTLLQTAPQEMEVFVRDNKTTTYRVQPTLTVRQLKEMIHRQSGPVPAQQRLIYDSTDMQDQYTLAYYKVQPRSTIHLVGRLRGGADPRHPQFPACSPS; encoded by the exons ATGGAAGCGGGACTGATGGCATCCGCGAGCGGGCTGTGGGGTGTTACCGACAAGAAGCTGGATGGCTGGATCATGGACAACCTGCAGCCTAGTGAGGAGTTTAGCAGGCAGGTGAAGGAGACGGTGAAACAGATCTGTGAATTCCTGAAGCAACAGTGTTTCGAGGAAAACATCAGAGTCCAGAAGACTGTCAAG GGTGGCTCAGCAGGCAAGGGCACAGCCCTGAAGAATAACTCTGATGCTGATGTGGTGCTCTTCATCAACTACTTCTCCAGCTACgagaagcagaagcaggacAAGGAAAGGTGGTGTATCCTGGAGTTGATCAAGAAGAGGCTGCACATCTGCAGGGACAGCCTGACATTCACTGTGAACATCAGCGAGCCCCGGTACAAGGGTCCCAACAATGCACCCCGTTCCCTCAGCTTCAGCCTCTGCTCCAAGAATTCAGAGTCCACTGAGGTGGACATCTTGCCTGCCTATGATGCCTTGG GGCCAGTGGTCAAGGATGTCCGTCCAGATGCAAATGTGTTTGTGAAGCTCCTGTATGCTTGCAGTAGCCCTGGGGAGTTCTCCCCCTGCTTCACTGAGCTGCAGAAGAATTTTGTGAAGCGTTGCCCTCCAAAGCTGAAGAACCTTGTGCGCCTGGTCAAGTACTGGTACAAGGAG CTGGTGAAAGCAGAACACCCCAAGGCAGACCTGCCCCCCAAGTatgccctggagctgctgaccATCTACGCGTGGGAAGTGGGCACTGACTCCAACAAAAACTTTGTCACAGCTGAGGGCTTCCGTactgtgctggagctgctgtgccagcaccAGGAGATCTGCATCTACTGGGAAGAGTTCTACTCGCTCCAGAATCACCAGATCGGTGACCACGTGAAGAGGCTGCTGGGCAGTCGCCG CCCCGTGATCCTGGACCCTGCTGACCCCACGGGAATCCTGGGCCAAGGCAAGAGGTGGGACCTGCTGGAGAAGGTAGCTGCCTCCCACTTAGCACAGCTGCCCTGCATCAAGAACATCCTGGCCTGGGTTGTGCAG CCAGCCCGACCTGTGGAGATTGTGGTGAAGCAGCTGACAGGCACCAGGCTGAGCAAGACCATAAGCCCAAGCACCACCATCTGGCAGCTGAAGGAGGAGATCGAGAAGGTGTGGGGCATCCCCTGGTACCAGCAGCGCCTGGCAATGCAGGAACCCCCCAGGGGCAATGGGATCCTGCAGAACCATGGGACTCTGGCCAGCCATGGCATCTTCTACAACACCACGCTAACACTGCTACAGACTGCTCCTCAGGAGATGGAGGTCTTCGTGAGGGACAACAAGACCACCACCTACAGGGTGCAACCCACCCTTACTGTCCGGCAGCTGAAGGAGATGATCCACAGACAGAGTGGgcctgtccctgcccagcagcgCCTGATATACGACTCCACAGACATGCAGGACCAGTACACACTGGCATACTACAAAGTCCAGCCCAGGAGCACCATCCATCTGGTTGGGAGGCTCCGAGGGGGTGCAGATCCCAGGCACCCCCAGTTCCCTGCCTGCTCACCCTCCTGA
- the IFRD2 gene encoding interferon-related developmental regulator 2 isoform X2: MPRSRRAQRRGPGSARAGSTASEEEEAGSEVLSHCSSASEGTSPAEEAAGSEAADEAGQEEEAEDRLKEHMDNLLDKSAKSRQAALQSLRLAFSSKTLSDFLLERRLTLTDSLEKCLKKGKGEEQALAGTVLTLLCLQMGSGPEGEEAFRSLKPLLISVLTDSTASPSARQSCATALGMCCYIAAADLEDLISCLSCLEGIFSPPSAGEGGSTPTQHGPLHCSALQSWSLLLTICPPSHIKSILDNCWQKLPLLLSSSSVTLRILAGEAIALLFELAQDMEEDLCHHDTEFLCTQLKVLATESNKYRAKTDRRKQRSIFRDILRFIESGEYQEETVRFGLECMYLDSWARQRTYQAFKEVLGSSICYQLQNNELIREIFGLGPPLVLDAAALKASKHLYNSAAFKARTKARSRVRDKRADVL, from the exons ATGCCGCGGTCCCGCCGAGCCCAGCGCC GTGGCCCCGGCAGCGCCCGGGCGGGCTCGACCGCtagcgaggaggaggaggccggCAGCGAGGTGCTGAGCCACTGCAGCAGCGCCAGCGAGGGaaccagccctgcagaggaggCCGCAG GGAGCGAGGCAGCGGATGAGGcaggccaggaggaggaggccgaggaCAGGCTGAAGGAGCACATGGACAACCTCCTGGACAAGAG CGCCAAGTCGAGGCAAGCGGCACTGCAGAGCCTGCGCCTCGCTTTCTCCTCCAAAACCCTCTCCGACTTCCTGCTGGAGCGCCGGCTCACACTCACCGACTCCCTGGAGAAGTGTCTCAAGAAAG GTAAAGGGGAGGAACAGGCACTGGCAGGCACCGTCCTcaccctcctctgcctccagaTGGGCTCTGGCCCGGAGGGAGAAGAGGCATTTCGCAGCCTGAAGCCCCTGCTCATCAGTGTCCTGACAGACAGCACAGCCAGCCCCAGCGCCCGGCAGAGC TGTGCCACAGCCCTGGGCATGTGTTGCTacattgctgctgctgaccTCGAG GACCTGATCTCATGCCTGTCCTGTTTGGAGGGCATCTTCAGTCCCCCCAGTGCAGGTGAGGGCGGCTCAACACCCACCCAGCATGGCCCTCTGCACTGCAGCGCGCTCCAGTCATGGTCCCTGCTCCTCACTATCTGTCCCCCCTCCCACATCAAGAGCATCTTGGACAA TTGCTGGCAGAAGCTGCCCCTTCTGCTGTCCAGCAGCAGTGTCACACTGCGCATCCTGGCCGGGGAGGCCATCGCGCTGCTCTTCGAGCTGGCCCAGGACATGGAG GAGGACTTGTGCCACCATGATACAGAGTTCCTGTGCACCCAACTAAAGGTCCTGGCTACCGAGAGCAACAAGTACCGAGCCAAGACAGACCGACGGAAGCAGCGCTCCATCTTCCGGGACATCCTGCGCTTCATCGAG AGCGGGGAGTACCAGGAGGAGACAGTCAGATTTGGCTTGGAGTGCATGTACCTGGACAGCTGGGCACGCCAGCGGACCTACCAAGCCTTTAAAGAAGTGCTGGGCTCCAGCATCTGCTACCAGCTCCAG aacaatGAGCTGATACGGGAGATCTTCGGCCTTGGGCCCCCCTTGGTGCTGGatgcagctgctctgaaagCCAGCAAG cacctctACAACTCGGCTGCCTTCAAAGCCCGCACAAAAGCCCGGAGCAGGGTGCGGGACAAGCGGGCGGATGTGCTGTGA
- the IFRD2 gene encoding interferon-related developmental regulator 2 isoform X3, with protein MPRSRRAQRRGPGSARAGSTASEEEEAGSEVLSHCSSASEGTSPAEEAAGSEAADEAGQEEEAEDRLKEHMDNLLDKSAKSRQAALQSLRLAFSSKTLSDFLLERRLTLTDSLEKCLKKGKGEEQALAGTVLTLLCLQMGSGPEGEEAFRSLKPLLISVLTDSTASPSARQSDLISCLSCLEGIFSPPSAGEGGSTPTQHGPLHCSALQSWSLLLTICPPSHIKSILDNCWQKLPLLLSSSSVTLRILAGEAIALLFELAQDMEEDLCHHDTEFLCTQLKVLATESNKYRAKTDRRKQRSIFRDILRFIESGEYQEETVRFGLECMYLDSWARQRTYQAFKEVLGSSICYQLQNNELIREIFGLGPPLVLDAAALKASKVSRFEKHLYNSAAFKARTKARSRVRDKRADVL; from the exons ATGCCGCGGTCCCGCCGAGCCCAGCGCC GTGGCCCCGGCAGCGCCCGGGCGGGCTCGACCGCtagcgaggaggaggaggccggCAGCGAGGTGCTGAGCCACTGCAGCAGCGCCAGCGAGGGaaccagccctgcagaggaggCCGCAG GGAGCGAGGCAGCGGATGAGGcaggccaggaggaggaggccgaggaCAGGCTGAAGGAGCACATGGACAACCTCCTGGACAAGAG CGCCAAGTCGAGGCAAGCGGCACTGCAGAGCCTGCGCCTCGCTTTCTCCTCCAAAACCCTCTCCGACTTCCTGCTGGAGCGCCGGCTCACACTCACCGACTCCCTGGAGAAGTGTCTCAAGAAAG GTAAAGGGGAGGAACAGGCACTGGCAGGCACCGTCCTcaccctcctctgcctccagaTGGGCTCTGGCCCGGAGGGAGAAGAGGCATTTCGCAGCCTGAAGCCCCTGCTCATCAGTGTCCTGACAGACAGCACAGCCAGCCCCAGCGCCCGGCAGAGC GACCTGATCTCATGCCTGTCCTGTTTGGAGGGCATCTTCAGTCCCCCCAGTGCAGGTGAGGGCGGCTCAACACCCACCCAGCATGGCCCTCTGCACTGCAGCGCGCTCCAGTCATGGTCCCTGCTCCTCACTATCTGTCCCCCCTCCCACATCAAGAGCATCTTGGACAA TTGCTGGCAGAAGCTGCCCCTTCTGCTGTCCAGCAGCAGTGTCACACTGCGCATCCTGGCCGGGGAGGCCATCGCGCTGCTCTTCGAGCTGGCCCAGGACATGGAG GAGGACTTGTGCCACCATGATACAGAGTTCCTGTGCACCCAACTAAAGGTCCTGGCTACCGAGAGCAACAAGTACCGAGCCAAGACAGACCGACGGAAGCAGCGCTCCATCTTCCGGGACATCCTGCGCTTCATCGAG AGCGGGGAGTACCAGGAGGAGACAGTCAGATTTGGCTTGGAGTGCATGTACCTGGACAGCTGGGCACGCCAGCGGACCTACCAAGCCTTTAAAGAAGTGCTGGGCTCCAGCATCTGCTACCAGCTCCAG aacaatGAGCTGATACGGGAGATCTTCGGCCTTGGGCCCCCCTTGGTGCTGGatgcagctgctctgaaagCCAGCAAGGTATCCCGCTTTGAGAAG cacctctACAACTCGGCTGCCTTCAAAGCCCGCACAAAAGCCCGGAGCAGGGTGCGGGACAAGCGGGCGGATGTGCTGTGA
- the IFRD2 gene encoding interferon-related developmental regulator 2 isoform X1: MPRSRRAQRRGPGSARAGSTASEEEEAGSEVLSHCSSASEGTSPAEEAAGSEAADEAGQEEEAEDRLKEHMDNLLDKSAKSRQAALQSLRLAFSSKTLSDFLLERRLTLTDSLEKCLKKGKGEEQALAGTVLTLLCLQMGSGPEGEEAFRSLKPLLISVLTDSTASPSARQSCATALGMCCYIAAADLEDLISCLSCLEGIFSPPSAGEGGSTPTQHGPLHCSALQSWSLLLTICPPSHIKSILDNCWQKLPLLLSSSSVTLRILAGEAIALLFELAQDMEEDLCHHDTEFLCTQLKVLATESNKYRAKTDRRKQRSIFRDILRFIESGEYQEETVRFGLECMYLDSWARQRTYQAFKEVLGSSICYQLQNNELIREIFGLGPPLVLDAAALKASKVSRFEKHLYNSAAFKARTKARSRVRDKRADVL, from the exons ATGCCGCGGTCCCGCCGAGCCCAGCGCC GTGGCCCCGGCAGCGCCCGGGCGGGCTCGACCGCtagcgaggaggaggaggccggCAGCGAGGTGCTGAGCCACTGCAGCAGCGCCAGCGAGGGaaccagccctgcagaggaggCCGCAG GGAGCGAGGCAGCGGATGAGGcaggccaggaggaggaggccgaggaCAGGCTGAAGGAGCACATGGACAACCTCCTGGACAAGAG CGCCAAGTCGAGGCAAGCGGCACTGCAGAGCCTGCGCCTCGCTTTCTCCTCCAAAACCCTCTCCGACTTCCTGCTGGAGCGCCGGCTCACACTCACCGACTCCCTGGAGAAGTGTCTCAAGAAAG GTAAAGGGGAGGAACAGGCACTGGCAGGCACCGTCCTcaccctcctctgcctccagaTGGGCTCTGGCCCGGAGGGAGAAGAGGCATTTCGCAGCCTGAAGCCCCTGCTCATCAGTGTCCTGACAGACAGCACAGCCAGCCCCAGCGCCCGGCAGAGC TGTGCCACAGCCCTGGGCATGTGTTGCTacattgctgctgctgaccTCGAG GACCTGATCTCATGCCTGTCCTGTTTGGAGGGCATCTTCAGTCCCCCCAGTGCAGGTGAGGGCGGCTCAACACCCACCCAGCATGGCCCTCTGCACTGCAGCGCGCTCCAGTCATGGTCCCTGCTCCTCACTATCTGTCCCCCCTCCCACATCAAGAGCATCTTGGACAA TTGCTGGCAGAAGCTGCCCCTTCTGCTGTCCAGCAGCAGTGTCACACTGCGCATCCTGGCCGGGGAGGCCATCGCGCTGCTCTTCGAGCTGGCCCAGGACATGGAG GAGGACTTGTGCCACCATGATACAGAGTTCCTGTGCACCCAACTAAAGGTCCTGGCTACCGAGAGCAACAAGTACCGAGCCAAGACAGACCGACGGAAGCAGCGCTCCATCTTCCGGGACATCCTGCGCTTCATCGAG AGCGGGGAGTACCAGGAGGAGACAGTCAGATTTGGCTTGGAGTGCATGTACCTGGACAGCTGGGCACGCCAGCGGACCTACCAAGCCTTTAAAGAAGTGCTGGGCTCCAGCATCTGCTACCAGCTCCAG aacaatGAGCTGATACGGGAGATCTTCGGCCTTGGGCCCCCCTTGGTGCTGGatgcagctgctctgaaagCCAGCAAGGTATCCCGCTTTGAGAAG cacctctACAACTCGGCTGCCTTCAAAGCCCGCACAAAAGCCCGGAGCAGGGTGCGGGACAAGCGGGCGGATGTGCTGTGA
- the LOC139801491 gene encoding 2'-5'-oligoadenylate synthase 1-like isoform X2, translating to MEAGLMASASGLWGVTDKKLDGWIMDNLQPSEEFSRQVKETVKQICEFLKQQCFEENIRVQKTVKGGSAGKGTALKNNSDADVVLFINYFSSYEKQKQDKERWCILELIKKRLHICRDSLTFTVNISEPRYKGPNNAPRSLSFSLCSKNSESTEVDILPAYDALGPVVKDVRPDANVFVKLLYACSSPGEFSPCFTELQKNFVKRCPPKLKNLVRLVKYWYKELVKAEHPKADLPPKYALELLTIYAWEVGTDSNKNFVTAEGFRTVLELLCQHQEICIYWEEFYSLQNHQIGDHVKRLLGSRRPVILDPADPTGILGQGKRWDLLEKVAASHLAQLPCIKNILAWVVQPARPVEIVVKQLTGTRLSKTISPSTTIWQLKEEIEKTAPQEMEVFVRDNKTTTYRVQPTLTVRQLKEMIHRQSGPVPAQQRLIYDSTDMQDQYTLAYYKVQPRSTIHLVGRLRGGADPRHPQFPACSPS from the exons ATGGAAGCGGGACTGATGGCATCCGCGAGCGGGCTGTGGGGTGTTACCGACAAGAAGCTGGATGGCTGGATCATGGACAACCTGCAGCCTAGTGAGGAGTTTAGCAGGCAGGTGAAGGAGACGGTGAAACAGATCTGTGAATTCCTGAAGCAACAGTGTTTCGAGGAAAACATCAGAGTCCAGAAGACTGTCAAG GGTGGCTCAGCAGGCAAGGGCACAGCCCTGAAGAATAACTCTGATGCTGATGTGGTGCTCTTCATCAACTACTTCTCCAGCTACgagaagcagaagcaggacAAGGAAAGGTGGTGTATCCTGGAGTTGATCAAGAAGAGGCTGCACATCTGCAGGGACAGCCTGACATTCACTGTGAACATCAGCGAGCCCCGGTACAAGGGTCCCAACAATGCACCCCGTTCCCTCAGCTTCAGCCTCTGCTCCAAGAATTCAGAGTCCACTGAGGTGGACATCTTGCCTGCCTATGATGCCTTGG GGCCAGTGGTCAAGGATGTCCGTCCAGATGCAAATGTGTTTGTGAAGCTCCTGTATGCTTGCAGTAGCCCTGGGGAGTTCTCCCCCTGCTTCACTGAGCTGCAGAAGAATTTTGTGAAGCGTTGCCCTCCAAAGCTGAAGAACCTTGTGCGCCTGGTCAAGTACTGGTACAAGGAG CTGGTGAAAGCAGAACACCCCAAGGCAGACCTGCCCCCCAAGTatgccctggagctgctgaccATCTACGCGTGGGAAGTGGGCACTGACTCCAACAAAAACTTTGTCACAGCTGAGGGCTTCCGTactgtgctggagctgctgtgccagcaccAGGAGATCTGCATCTACTGGGAAGAGTTCTACTCGCTCCAGAATCACCAGATCGGTGACCACGTGAAGAGGCTGCTGGGCAGTCGCCG CCCCGTGATCCTGGACCCTGCTGACCCCACGGGAATCCTGGGCCAAGGCAAGAGGTGGGACCTGCTGGAGAAGGTAGCTGCCTCCCACTTAGCACAGCTGCCCTGCATCAAGAACATCCTGGCCTGGGTTGTGCAG CCAGCCCGACCTGTGGAGATTGTGGTGAAGCAGCTGACAGGCACCAGGCTGAGCAAGACCATAAGCCCAAGCACCACCATCTGGCAGCTGAAGGAGGAGATCGAGAAG ACTGCTCCTCAGGAGATGGAGGTCTTCGTGAGGGACAACAAGACCACCACCTACAGGGTGCAACCCACCCTTACTGTCCGGCAGCTGAAGGAGATGATCCACAGACAGAGTGGgcctgtccctgcccagcagcgCCTGATATACGACTCCACAGACATGCAGGACCAGTACACACTGGCATACTACAAAGTCCAGCCCAGGAGCACCATCCATCTGGTTGGGAGGCTCCGAGGGGGTGCAGATCCCAGGCACCCCCAGTTCCCTGCCTGCTCACCCTCCTGA
- the LSMEM2 gene encoding leucine-rich single-pass membrane protein 2, protein MPREAGEADSMGRAEGAAPAEPGDPDGSEPGAISLRPVESISDLHWATGGHKGAEGNGPAPSSSLRRHPTRSVPPGPLPLLPTLRPVPAASPCPCLGQPLLLALLGLLALASLVLATLAIYLSVLQSQSVRALAQWLQSQEDTVRQLRATSRQLWARLNASAARGGRR, encoded by the exons AtgcccagggaggctggagaAG ctgacAGCATGGGAAGGGCTGAGGGTGCCGCACCAGCAGAACCTGGGGACCCCGACGGCAGCGAGCCTGGAGCCATCAGCCTGCGTCCCGTGGAGTCCATCAGCGACCTGCACTGGGCCACGGGCGGGCACAAGGGTGCCGAGG GCAATGGACCGgctccctccagcagcctgcGCAGGCACCCGACTCGCTCTGTGCCCCCCGGCCCCCTGCCACTGCTGCCCACCCTGCGCCCTGTGCCCGCCgccagcccctgcccctgcctcgGCCAGCCActgctcctggccctgctggggcTCCTGGCCCTGGCCAGCCTGGTCCTGGCCACACTGGCTATCTACCTGAGTG TCCTGCAGAGCCAGTCGGTGCGGGCACTGGCccagtggctgcagagccaagagGACACCGTGCGCCAGCTGCGGGCAAccagcaggcagctctgggctCGCCTCAATGCCAGTGCCGCGCGTGGCGGGCGCcgctga
- the SEMA3B gene encoding semaphorin-3B, producing the protein MCKCPGVFKWLHVCVQACPGVSPSVRVHGCSHVRTRVRAYARPRPAPAGLPHSLPLGGAGPGRVEPGPSQAPAMSCTLLLLLLLLRSSAAGRPPPAATPRLKLAFPELRARHGLRLFKLERSCCYEALLLDEERGRLFAGAQNHLLSLALDDISRWDRKIYWPAPVEWREECNWAGKDITAECMNFVKILHSYNRTHLYACGTGAFHPVCAFVEAGQHAEEPIFKLDPRHTEDGKGKSPYDPQHAAASVLVGEELYSGVATDLMGRDFTIFRSLGRRPSIRTEQHDSRWLNEPKFVAVFWVPESEDPDDDKIYFFFRETAVERQQGLGKTSFARIGQICRNDMGGQRSLVNKWTTFLKARLICAVPGPDGADTHFDELRDVFLLQTRDKRNPLVYAIFSTSSSVFQGSAVCVYTMADIRRAFLGPFAHKEGPNYQWVSYQGRVPYPRPGMCPSKTFGTFGSTKDFPDEVIQFARHHPLMYNPVLPHRQRPLFLQATVPYTFTRIAVDRVTAADGHYDVLFISTDVGTVLKVVSVPTDSWHRMEPLLLEELQVFQDASPITSLQLSSKRQQLYAGSATALAQLPLHRCGAYGKACAECCLARDPYCAWDGTSCTRYVPNTKRRFRRQDVRNGDPNVLCSEDPRRGSVPQKQLYGVEGSTAFLECIPKSLQARVLWTYQRTPDDPPREVPVDERVVRTEQGLLLRSVQRADAGLYLCHATEHGFTQPLLRLSLEVIGARQAAPAGDPPQLAAGPRSRKIWYRDFLQLVERPPLEAADRVCQRLWSRGRPPPPPSSYAGPPGRGQGKDPRKARHRRTHEGPRAERGPRSASPW; encoded by the exons ATGTGCAAGTGTCCCGGTGTTTTCAAGTGGCTACACGTATGCGTGCAAGCGTGCCCAGGGGTTTCACCGAGTGTGCGTGTGCACGGGTGTTCGCACGTGCGTACGCGTGTACGCGCGTACGCGCgtccccgccccgccccggcgggGCTGCCCCACTCCCTCCCGTTGGGCGGGGCCGGACCGGGACGAGTCGAGCCGGGACCCAG CCAGGCCCCGGCCATGAGCTGCACACTGcttcttctcctgctcctgctgcgCAGCTCCGCTGCCGGCCGaccccctcctgctgccaccccccGCCTCAAGCTGGCCTTCCCGG AGCTGCGGGCTCGCCACGGGCTGCGGCTTTTCAAGCTGGAGCGCTCATGCTGCTACGAGGCCCTGCTGCTGGATGAGGAGCGTGGCCGCCTCTTTGCCGGTGCCCAGAACCACCTCCTTTCCCTGGCCCTGGATGACATCAGCCGGTGGGACAGGAAG ATCTACTGGCCAGCACCAGTGGAGTGGAGGGAGGAGTGCAACTGGGCCGGCAAGGACATCACT GCCGAATGCATGAACTTTGTGAAGATCCTGCACTCCTACAACCGGACTCACCTGTATGCCTGTGGCACTGGTGCCTTCCATCCCGTTTGCGCCTTTGTGGAGGCTGGCCAGCACGCAGAG GAGCCCATTTTCAAGCTGGACCCCCGGCACACCGAGGATGGCAAAGGGAAAAGTCCCTATGACCCCCAGCATGCAGCAGCGTCTGTCCTTGTGG GCGAGGAGCTCTATTCTGGGGTGGCCACTGATCTGATGGGCCGGGACTTTACCATCTTCCGCAGCCTGGGCCGGCGTCCCTCCATCCGCACGGAGCAGCACGATTCCCGCTGGCTCAATG AGCCCAAGTTTGTGGCCGTGTTTTGGGTGCCGGAGAGTGAGGACCCTGACGATGACAAGATCTATTTCTTCTTCCGTGAGACGGCGGTGGAACGCCAGCAGGGCCTGGGCAAGACCAGTTTTGCCCGCATCGGCCAAATCTGCCGG AACGACATGGGCGGGCAGCGCAGTCTGGTCAACAAGTGGACGACCTTCCTGAAGGCTCGGCTCATCTGTGCTGTGCCAGGACCCGACGGGGCAGACACCCACTTTGATGAGCTCC GGgatgttttcctgctgcagacaaGGGACAAGCGCAACCCCCTGGTCTACGCCATCTTCTCCACCTCCAG CTCCGTTTTCCAAGGCTCAGCCGTCTGTGTCTACACGATGGCTGACATCCGCCGGGCTTTCCTGGGCCCCTTTGCCCACAAGGAGGGTCCCAACTACCAGTGGGTGTCGTACCAGGGCCGTGTGCCCTACCCCCGCCCGGGCATG TGCCCCAGCAAAACCTTTGGCACCTTTGGGTCCACCAAGGACTTCCCAGACGAGGTGATCCAGTTTGCCCGGCACCACCCGCTGATGTACAACCCAGTGCTGCCCCACAGGCAGCGGCCCCTCTTCCTGCAAGCCACTGTGCCCTACACCTTCACCCGCATCGCTGTGGACCGTGTCACTGCTGCTGATGGCCACTACGATGTCCTCTTTATCAGCACAG atgTGGGCACGGTGCTGAAGGTGGTTTCGGTGCCCACGGACAGCTGGCACCGCATGgagccactgctgctggaggagctgcaggtctTCCAG GATGCCTCTCCCATCACCAGCCTGCAACTCTCCTCCAAGCGG CAACAGCTCTACGCCGGCTCGGCCACGGCACTGGCCCAGCTGCCCCTGCACCGCTGTGGTGCCTATGGCAAAGCCTGCGCCGAGTGCTGCCTGGCCCGGGACCCGTACTGCGCCTGGGACGGCACCTCCTGCACCCGCTACGTGCCCAACACCAAGAG GCGTTTCCGCCGGCAGGACGTCCGCAACGGTGACCCCAACGTACTCTGCTCAGAAG ACCCCCGACGCGGCAGCGTGCCCCAGAAGCAGCTATATGGCGTGGAGGGCAGCACCGCCTTCCTGGAGTGCATTCCCAAATCACTGCAAGCCCGTGTCCTTTGGACCTACCAGCGCACCCCAGATGACCCCCCACGTGAG GTACCGGTGGACGAGCGGGTGGTGCGGACGGAGCAGGGTCTCCTGCTGCGCAGCGTGCAGCGCGCCGACGCCGGCCTCTACCTCTGCCACGCCACCGAGCACGGCTTCACCCAGCCCCTGCTGCGGCTGTCCCTGGAGGTGATCGGCGCCCGGCAGGCAGCCCCCGCTGGTGATCCGCCCCAGCTCGCCGCCGGGCCCCGAAGCCGCAAGATCTGGTACCGGGACTTCCTCCAGCTGGTGGAGCGCCCGCCGCTGGAGGCTGCAGATCGGGTCTGCCAGCGGCTCTGGAGCCGAGGGAGACCCCCGCCACCCCCAAGTTCCTACGCCGGACCCCCCGGCCGCGGGCAGGGCAAGGATCCACGGAAAGCTCGCCACCGGCGCACCCACGAGGGGCCGCGGGCCGAGCGGGGGCCCCGCAGCGCATCTCCCTGGTGA